The sequence TTTCTTGAAGCTTTTTGAAATTGCATTTGAAACAGCTTCATTTTacgaaaacaaaagaaatccgTGCATTGAGGACTCAGACTCAATGAAATTACTTGATAAGAGGCATATTTTGTAAGTGTTTATTTATAGTATTTTGTTTCCTGCATTGTCTTTGGCCTCCATTCAATGATCGCCAAGTATTGGGTGTTTTTGATGCTATTTAATCAAATGTTAGTCTTTCACATTTTAGAAtacattagattagattagagatACTATAATCATCCCAGGGGGGAATTtatttgtagcagcagcaggcatgtttaaaatatatgcaattcaataaaataaaatagcagggcatattacatttaggaatttaaataatataggaaatgaaaatgaaaaaaaataaaaatgaaaactgtatacagtgtatctacgtgtatataaagtatataaagtgaagcggtgcaagtgttattgatgttgttcaatttgaggaggatcagTGGTGATATATTGTACAGTCTTATTGCAGtgagcaggaatgttctcctgtacctgtccttgtgacagcagagctgaagcagtctgttggagtcatttgtttatttgagtcattataaaataaatttttcatttaatttagtcTGGTTCTCTGTATCTCTTTGTCACATCAATAAAGAATTCCTAGTATGACTAAGGGATGGAGATAGTACATGTTGTGGTCTTATATGCCTCAAGCTGAGAGCAAGAGAAGCAATGACAATCTCAAAAGAAATCAaatatcaatgtttttattattgcgTGTGAAGCACATTTAGCAAGCAGTATTTTCCTCTGTGCCTGTTGGATCAAGTACAAAACACATGGTTGGAGAACAATAATGTTTAATCTTCATGCTACTTCAGTGTCCGATCTGAAGCAGTTGAGGTATTCCTGGAATATTAAGGCTTGCATCAATGGAATGTTATAGGTCTATATTGTGCAATAACCAACAGGTATTTCACACACTGTTCAAATGTCACCAAATTTGACATACCGATCCTGTTTGTCTACCAGTAAAGTCACGCCAACTTGGTGGTCATCCAACAAAAGGGGTTATAGTTGCTTTCACACATATTTGAATGATTAATGATATTTTTGCACCAATACATAATCCAAATGACACACATTGGATATGCTTGACAAGTGCATCCGAAACCTCCGGATCAAGCACAATTCAGAGTTGCTCTTGATTTTccaagacttttattttttaaatgtagatttTTAAAGAATAGCAAAGTTAGCTGAACTCAAGGATCATCGGGACTCACAGGCGCCTTCATACAGAATCTCCATCTGATAGCGGGAACATTTGAGGGCTGCCGCAGAACAGAAGTCCATGCTGCGAGTCCTCTGGGTCCTGGTCAGCTTCACACAGAACATTTGCTCTTGAGCTCTGGGGCAATCCCGAGCCGCTCTGCACTCACACTTCTTAAATGCTGTGGACAGACATGAGTTAACAATGAACAATGTGGCGTAATATATACGCGCAATGTCTTCAAACCACCTCATTTGTGTTCATTAAGTTGCCTTTTGAAGTTTTAACACTTTCGAAGCGATGACTCAAGAACCCGCGCTGACCACGATTGCAAGTTGAAGATATAACCAACACCCGGTTTAAAAATGAAGGGGTCATTCTAAGCTAATGAATACAACGATTTCTGGTGATtattcaataataaaaacatttcatgactattattttccatttcttccAATAAATCCCTTTCAAACCTAAACACTGGACCTTTAACACAGGCATAGGCTGGGGTCAGTGACCATGTTTGCCTCACACTCGCACCGTGAAATGTTATCATAACCCCTCACGGCGACagcaaaataataatgtaatactcTGCACTAAATCATTGAAACAAATCAGTGTTTGTCAAAAGAGTTTCATGTCAGACGAACTCACCGGAGCAGGTTTCCCATTCATAACAAGTGTCCAGGCCACATGGCTCCTGAACAGAGCTCTTAGAGGACATGTTGGCTCGGAACTGTGCCCACTCCAATTTGGCCAAATCGGCCTCGTCACACGCGCCCTCATTGACGAAGAAGAGCGGATCGCCGTGGCAGCGCCCGCCATGGAAGGAGCAGAGGGACATTGCCACGGTGACCCCGACGTCCAGGTTCAGGATGCAGAGATTCTCCGGTTGTGAGCTGCGCACAAACACTCACGTGTCAGTCAGATGTCAAATAGAATGACGTACCACACTCGGCTATTCAATAACATTTATGAACAGAGAGTTGTTTTATGCAAAAACGGAGTGAAATAATTCATAAAAGCTTACAGGCAGCTCTCCCGTTGAATACAGACACATTTAGAGTCCTCCCGTTTCTCTCCGAGACCACACAGCCCCTCCGGAACAAATGGCTCCTCTgcacacaggaagtacacagAAACAACGCCATATCCTTCATACAGAGTGTTTGTCATACAAAACAGACCCATGTGTCTAATCCAGTGTGTGGGAGTAAGTCTTTTTGTGGTGGAATAGGCTCATTGGCGCCTCTTGTGGTCGTTCGGAGAAAAACACCGACAGCAGCTGTCTTGCTCCCCCACCTGGGATGCAGTGAGCTGATTGGGACTTGGGCACCATAGACAGAACTCATAAAGATGGGATTTTTGCTTTCTCAGAAGGGGTTTCCaactttaaataaaagactTCAAGGTGGTTGGACCACACGTCTTCCGAACTGGTTCTGATCAGATCCCAGTGATCTGGAGCTGAGAAGGAACCACGAGTATCTTTCTGCAATATGTTGAGCTCCTCTGTGAATCCGCCTGCATGGAAAGCTTTGAAGTATTAGCGTCCTAATTTCTCAGGACTGTGAGAGCTCAAAATGAGCAATCGACTGTACCGTCGGTGCAGCGGAGGTCAGCAGGTAGTGGAGGCTCCCAGGTGAGACCTTCGCTGCATTTGTAGAAGCCTGATGGCTGCGGCATCAGGTTCTCCTCGTTACAGTTCAAACCCACTGATTGCCCCACTTTGTACTGGTCTTTGCTGGGGAACAGCGTCATGCCATCGGGGATCTCAGGAGGAAGGCAGAGTTTCCCTAACGGGACAGAAGGGCAGACTTTAACCGGACGTAGAGATCCGGTGCAGACACATTACAGTAAATGGCTTTCTAAGAAAGGTGTTTAAAGCAAATCCACAGAGTTCTGAGACCACCGTTCACTTGTCTGGTGAGAAAACACACTTACTGGTGCAGCTTCCGCTCGGTTGACTCCAAGACCCGTCAGGAAGACAGTTGATGTACTGAAATCCTTCCAGGGAAAATCCAGTGAAGCACTGGAACTCTTCGTCCTCACCAAAGGTGTAATACTGCTTCGCTTTCTGTCAGAGAACGAAgttactaaataataataaaacttcTGATAAAAGTGATATAATTTTGAGATTAGTATTGTGTATAGTTATTTCTACTGTACTATGGTATATTAAAATGGATAATTATTCATAGTTTTTTGTTCGTTTGCTTAGACATAAGGAGTCTGGAGCGTTGTCACCCAAATAGGAACAGCTTTCAGAGCTGTTTTTGGAGAAAAGATAATGCCATAGTACAGTAAAAGCAGCGGTGGTTATTGTGACTCCAAAAACAAATAGCCAACATCAGGAGCCTCCTCAGACACATTTTCGTCACACAAGCTTCCACACAACAaggaacattttttattatttggcaAATTTGAGTTTCTATTGCATATTTTAATCtagcattttaaatattttgtagtcaatttgttatttatttttaaatgccaCACTTGACAATTTAACTCCCCCTCTGTGCAATCTTCCGATATGCATTTATTTCTTGTCAGTAATGAACTTCCACGTGACAATGAGGCAAGCCTGCAGAAGTGAGTATTGCTCAATATCTTTGTCAGGTATGCGATAAGCAATAAACTACAGTATCAATGTTTCTCTCGCACTGGCCCCGTGTTTACCCTGAGGTAGCTGTTGGCGGGCCTCTGGGGCCTCAGACAACCCTGCACACCGGGGGGCAGCTCGTCCCTCCAGCCGACAGTGAAGTCGTCGTCGTTGTCACAGGACTCCTGTCTAGACACAGAACAGTAAATCTAAAGTTagagacaaaatacacaaaactccatattttgtacatttgagttttcttgtctaaagcagcagcagtgcaTAGTTGCATTGTATATGCACAAAAATAGTGGTCATGTTGTAAAAAAAGGGGCAACATTTCAGAGAAcatacatgttttaatttgaTCACTCTGCAGTTCAAGAGTTTGAGTTAAAGTTCTGTCTTCCAGGTGTGGCATGAAAACGACTAAAATAACTTTTCACGACTgcatcaaacacattttaagcaAACAGTTCGTCCTACTTTTCAAAGATGGAGATGTGACATGGATCCTCATGCCTGTCAGGACCCTCGCAGGGTTGGCCTCCTCTGAGGGGGGCGGGGTTATCGCACCTCCTCCTCCGATGTCTCTTCATTGAGGCTCCACAGCGACTCCACGGCCCCCAGCAGCTCCAGTAACCATCCACCGCCTCTGTGGAAATCACACAGAACAAAATTTCTCAGACACAAACGCATAAATGAGGTCATAACATAAAATCCCCTGCGTTGTTCAATTTATCCGGGAGACACTTGGttgtcctcctttttcttccctcGTTCAAGTTGTGCAGCGGTCCTGCTGTACCTGAAGTGAAGTCGGGAGCTCGTGTCTCACAGTGAGAGCCAAATGTGCCGGTTTGGCAAACACACTTGCACTCTGTGCCGGAGAGAACCGGCCTGGCGTTGTTGGGGCAGGGAGAGCACTTGCAGGTATCAAACTCATCCAGGTATTGAAGCAGGGCCTTCCTCAAGTGCCTCCTCTTTGTGGCAGCACACGGAATCCCTCGAACCACATCTATAATGGGAAGTGCCTACAAACACACGCGTGCACGAACCCACCGTCAGCTTTTTACTTGagttattttgtttctcattttgtTTCTGCGTGATATAATAGGCATTTTAATGGTGTTTAATTTCACCTCGGATTCTACCACAACAGGGTTGTCGAGAACAGACTTGGCCCAGTTCTTGTAGGATAATCGGTCCGGAGTGGCGCACTGCCTGTCCCAGGCCAGAGCCGCTGCCTCTTTGGTTCGACCTCCTTTCACCATGGAGAACGACTTCTCCGCTGCCTGAATGTACGAGCCTGGGCCACAGAAAAACGTTGCaggcatgaataaaaaaaaaaggcaatgttCTTTCCACAGCCTGTAAGCTGTGGACCGCAGAGTTGAGAATAAAGAGGGAGTAAGTCATTATAAAAAACCTTTATAATTCTGAGTCATCCTGTCGTCGGAGCATCGGGTGACACTGCTGTATTCTGTGTAGAGGATCACGGTCCACATGGTATCTCGGCCCAGGCAGCTTTTGATGCGCTCTTCCGTTACACCTggtggagagaaagagtgtCGAGCCACATGACACAAAGGAGCTGACAACAACACATTACATTGCACAATAAGGGTTGTCTTTTATATTGGAATATTACACTAGATTTTCCTCCAGTTCTGTTTATTCAATAACTGTCCACTCATTTGGGGTTTCTTGCGTGCCGACTATTTGTAATCTAAGGACCAGAACCACATGTTTATAACATGAGTctgatttacatttacattacataaaTCAATACGTTTGGGTTACCGCTGCAGCTCAGGGTGTCATTCTGAATGTTGACCACCCAGCTGTGCTGTTGTACCTGAACTGGAGATCTTCTCTTGGCTGTACTGGTACAACAGGTCGTAGATGCCTCCCAGTTTCCCTGAGCTGTAGTAGTGTGTTCCAAAGCGCTGGAAGATGTCCCTGTACAGGGCGTAGTTGTACTCGAGAGGAAGAGCGTGAAGGAACTGGAGGAAGGGCTGCGACAAGACGAGGTCCCCCGGGTCTCTCACCTTGAACGTGGATACGGGCAGAACCTGGTGCACCCGGAAAAATTTGGAGTCCTACGGAAGGAAAGATaggagacaaagaagaagaaaggaaaggtgATACAAGCACagatgtgtctttgttttgcCTACATTGTGGGGACATAAATCTGATTACGCAGTCACATGGTTTGTGGGACAAAATGGGGACAATTGCACGTCCCTAATAtgtaaattattacatttcaggGTGAAGACTTGAATCAAGGTTCGggttaggttaggtttaggctggtagctgtgtgtgtgtgtgtgtgtgtgtgtgtgtgtgtgtgtgtgtgtgtgtgtgtgtgtgtgcacacactcatGAACGTGAGGACCATGTTTCAAACTTTTAGAGTCAGGACATTGTTTCTGAGACACACATTTCTTCGTCAGGGGATTAGGTAATGCATTTAGGGAATGAAGGTCCTCACAAGTGTATCGCGGCAAACGTGAGCGTCGCTGTTTGAGTCACTCACCGTTTTCTTTGATGCTTCGAAAGCGTCCTTGCTCGAGCTGGAATGCTTCATAGAACTCAAGCCCAAGTAAAAGATGGCGAATAAAACGCTGTTCTTATTTTGCGGTCTGTTTACAGACGAACGGGACGTCTTCATGTTGATGGACTCTGTGTGCAGCTGCTGGGGCTCGGTGTTGAAGTCTTCCAGCCGTCCGACCTTTACAGCCACAACCACATCAGTTAGTCCAGGTCCATCACAACCAGAACAGCGAAAGCAAAAGCCAAAGCTGAAAAGACATTCTCTGCAAACCACTGATTGAACAAGGATGACATTGAAGCCCCCGAGTGAAGGATGTGAAAATGTCTGACCACGGCTCCTCCTGGTGGTCACGAAGATACGACAGCCACACTGATACAAACGTCTCTTTTCACCAGGACTTTTACAAACACTATGGTAAtgccattttgttttacttcGTCCATTCAGTCTAACATTGTGGTCATGTGAGGCGATTTCTGGTCGGGAGTGGGCGTTATTGAGGGTTTTGTATGCATAAAGTTATTTCCAGTGCTTGgattgaaaaaaataagtaatttaCTCCATTGAGAATTGCgctagaaaataaaaataaaaaagactaaaaagatGACATCCCCGTTTTTTAATTCTGCCTCCAATTAATCCTTCTCCGATTGGCTGGTTGCTTCTCcaaacataaaaacagatgTCAGTGGTTTTGAATCATGGAACAAATCTGAGATGTGGCTAGTTTTACTGAAGGGcagtacatttaaatattacaaataataactACCTTAATGTCAAAGCTCTCAAAGTTGTGAGGGATGCGATAGTAGATCAGCGTGTTCCGAGGCCTCTTGACGATGCAACTTCCTCCCATAAACATGTTGTCCAGGACCCCTCCCCTCGGCTCCTCTGCTAGAGCGTCAAAGCTACAGACACAAATCGATAAAAAGTCAAATCTcactgactttttttgtttgtagaaTCGGCTTGAAAGCCCAACAATACATTGAAAGACATATATTATGGGCCAATATGGGATTATTACTGGTATGTGAAATATACTTGTGTTTTAAGTTttgatattgtttgtttaaacaaatatatatttatataataatgttgtgATGTTTATTGTTCAGAATGTAGTTTTTATCATTTTTGTATTGTTCAGCTGTTCTGAATCACAAAATACATattatgtaaacaaaatgtGGGCTATAATTAGTATAATTGTATTTCTTATCTTTGCAGCAGTTGGacaataatatgaaataatatgaaTAGTGAAATAGTGAATATGAAATAGTgcaataaatattaataaacatgttttgaaGAGGCCTTTGGAGCACTTGACAGAAAATTTATTATAGCTTAATTTATGAACACAGCAGGAAggaatgtaaaaagaaaaagtcagcagtgaccttttgacctttagCTTACCCATTTCCAACCAGGTCCACCCCGGGGACCAGCCTCTTCTCCACCGGACACACTATTTTGAAGTCGCTACAGTCTCTTTCATCAGAGTTATCGACACAGTCGTTCTGCCTGTTGCATGTCAGCGTTGAGTTGATGCAGcgtcctgcagcagaaagaagatacatatgtgtaaatgtgtctttctgtgtccgTTCATTGTGACAACAGATCAGAGATTAAATCATCACTCATGTTCAAACACTATTTACCATTATCACACGTAAAGTCTCCTCTGCAGTCGATGGGGGCTAACTTGCACTCTGTGGAGGGGTGACAGGGCCTCTCCTCGGCCAGCTCCACGCTGCAGGCCGCTCCGCCAAACTGGGACGGCCTCTGGAGAGACCGCGTCCGAAGCTGTAGCCACGACATTTGTGAAAGAGACTTTGAATCAAAAAACATgtacacttttaaatgtgtaccCATTACCAACTTAGTggtcatttcttttaattaaaaaaaatgaaatggttGGAACAGATATGGGGACAAAGTTTTATACAAGTTTGATATACTATAAtacacatcatttatttttctccccatTTTTAATtgacaaatacataaacattaCCATAATGGGTTAAGTTTGATCACCACTCAAAACCTGCAGAGAACTGTACATGAAATGAAGCCTCAACTATGAGAACATGGCAGGGTTCTGCAGGGTTCTGCACTGCAATCCATGTGTTTCCTTGCCTGTTTCTTGGCGCACGGCGA is a genomic window of Cyclopterus lumpus isolate fCycLum1 chromosome 12, fCycLum1.pri, whole genome shotgun sequence containing:
- the c6 gene encoding complement component C6 — encoded protein: MAASGRLVLMLQLLSWISVGMACFCDRYPWGTWSACSKTCNYGTQHRHRTFNYKEDYYWKSSCHQLCKKHDGRACNQQNCPINCLLTDFGAWSDCSPCAKKQLRTRSLQRPSQFGGAACSVELAEERPCHPSTECKLAPIDCRGDFTCDNGRCINSTLTCNRQNDCVDNSDERDCSDFKIVCPVEKRLVPGVDLVGNGFDALAEEPRGGVLDNMFMGGSCIVKRPRNTLIYYRIPHNFESFDIKVGRLEDFNTEPQQLHTESINMKTSRSSVNRPQNKNSVLFAIFYLGLSSMKHSSSSKDAFEASKKTDSKFFRVHQVLPVSTFKVRDPGDLVLSQPFLQFLHALPLEYNYALYRDIFQRFGTHYYSSGKLGGIYDLLYQYSQEKISSSGVTEERIKSCLGRDTMWTVILYTEYSSVTRCSDDRMTQNYKGSYIQAAEKSFSMVKGGRTKEAAALAWDRQCATPDRLSYKNWAKSVLDNPVVVESEALPIIDVVRGIPCAATKRRHLRKALLQYLDEFDTCKCSPCPNNARPVLSGTECKCVCQTGTFGSHCETRAPDFTSEAVDGYWSCWGPWSRCGASMKRHRRRRCDNPAPLRGGQPCEGPDRHEDPCHISIFEKQESCDNDDDFTVGWRDELPPGVQGCLRPQRPANSYLRKAKQYYTFGEDEEFQCFTGFSLEGFQYINCLPDGSWSQPSGSCTRKLCLPPEIPDGMTLFPSKDQYKVGQSVGLNCNEENLMPQPSGFYKCSEGLTWEPPLPADLRCTDEEPFVPEGLCGLGEKREDSKCVCIQRESCLSQPENLCILNLDVGVTVAMSLCSFHGGRCHGDPLFFVNEGACDEADLAKLEWAQFRANMSSKSSVQEPCGLDTCYEWETCSAFKKCECRAARDCPRAQEQMFCVKLTRTQRTRSMDFCSAAALKCSRYQMEILYEGACESR